One Vicia villosa cultivar HV-30 ecotype Madison, WI linkage group LG5, Vvil1.0, whole genome shotgun sequence genomic window, AAACTGTGTTCTCCAAACCAACACCTACATCATCAACGTGCCCAGCAACAGGTGAAAGAACAATAACAGAGCAAGACTTATTAACATCCAACCAAAAATTATCCAGCCCATGATTTTGTACAGAATCAACAACAAACTGAGGCCCATCTTTCTCCACCGATACCGTCTTCGAGAAGGAGCTCTCCGGAACGGATGAGTCCCCAGCTGACTCCACACTGCTATTCCTAACATTAGACCGATCCACAGTAGCCACATCGTTTACAGCCACACCTCCAGCGCTGGAAAATTCTTCAATGTCATCCTCCGAAGCTGCAGcgaaaagagatgacaaagaatCCGACTCGGAGGGAACCGAATCAGAATGTTCATGATCTGAAACAGCACACCTGTTAAACATACAGCCAGAATCCTCCGAAAGGCAAACACAGAATTGTTTGTCATCAATCAATACCACAATCGTATCCGGCAAACGAAACTCCAACGGGACCGAAACCCTCACCCTAGCATAGTCAAGAAACAGCCCACAACCAGTGTGTTCATCTAGTGATAGAAACCTTCCAAgagaattagccaccaaaacgaAGAACTCCGAATTCCAAGCGTGAGCCGGCACACCTCTAATACAAATCCAGACAGATCTACAAGTGTCTACCACTCCCTCCTCCCATTTGAACACCTTCTCAAAACAATTCTTCCACCAAATTTCGCCTTCCTCAATGAAATTACCGATAATTCCCAATTCCGATTCTTCCAAAAGACAAAGAGAATTGCCCAACGGCGTGACCTTAACGTTATAATACCCCTCCATCTCAAACTTGGTTTGCATTTCATAAGTAGTACCTAAAACAACCACCTTGCCAACGTATGCTTTAGAGAACCTCAGATTATCTTCAGACTTTGACGAATAAGATACCCGACATTTATCCTCAAAAGCCTTCTGCTGCCTTTTGTTATTAACCACATCAGCGAAAGACCAATTCCCGTCTCTACGAGTATTGAGCCCCAAGCTAGACGCCTCCCCTCTATAGCTCCTAACAGCCGCATTGTCTACAACTCTAACTCTTCTCTTGCCAACATCGTTCCCGTGAGAAGAAAGATTGGAACGTTCGAATCTTGGCACGTTGGCGTGGATTTTCCTACCATTAATCTGAACGTTGTCCAATGAAATAGCTAAAAGTCTCGAATCTTCGACCTCTCTGAACATCGCAAACCCAAATCTTTTCCCCACCTTATTTCTTCTGGGTGAAATTGAGACCTCCACCACCGAACCTATACACCCAAACAAACCAAACAGATCTTTGGCTTTGGTGTCCTCAGGAAATTCAGAAATGTAGAAAGAAGAAAATTTTGACCACTCACTACCTTTAAAAACCGAATTGAACGGAAAGGTTTCCCATCTCGCAACCCAGTTCCTAAAATGTTTCTTCCTCACATCTGTCCAAACCTCCCCCCTCTGATAACCAACTTGCCTCATAATCCAAACCAAGGAACAGACCCAACCGTCGATAAACGAAACAAAACAACAGACAAAACGCAAGCGGCCCAAAAGGTGAGCAGATCACAGCTACCACAAGACCCAAACTCCTCTCCCTCCACCAAGGTCCCTGATCCTAGAACCAGGAATTTAAACCGAAAATGGAGCGAAAGAAGAGGAAAACCCTATGATAGCTATGTTCAGATCCCGTAAGAACCCCACCAGAAAACTCGATTGAGAAAGAAGGAAGGAAGACCATATACCTCTGAACAACATTCTTAAATATTGAAATTAAGTTAATTAGTTAAAATTTAGTCACTCGATTAATTAGACAATTTAGTCTGTAGATAGAATATAATGTACaaattttattctcttttttcaaTCTATTCAATATCTTTACCTCATGAGTATTCATATGTTCTCTATCTTTCATATAAATATGAATATGACCTTTGGCCCTCTCATCCCATGATTCTCAACACTAATCTCTATAGCTCTAATGGTTCTATTTATTGATCATTTGAAAACAAAAATCTtaaagagaaaatgggtgatgcactgacagtgtaaaatagttttacactgtcaaccaatcacaaccatgtatccaattccatcacatttttatatttaaaattttttaatgacAGGGCAAATTGcttgttttctattggatgacagtgtaaaattgttttacactgtcagtgcatatctatTAAACCCTTATTTGGTAAAAATGTTTGCAATAGTAACAAAAACAACTAGAAAATtaagtatattaaaaaaaaactcaaaattcaagCACACCAGAAAGATTGGAACAACAACATTAGATCATGTGTACATGAGTTTACATGTCACAAGAAATTACGATTTTAGATATCCAAATCACTAGAGAAAATAACTTATAAGAAATCTTCTAAAGATGAAGAACTAAATATAGAAACCCTCCTTCTTTTTCTAGCTCCTAACACATCCTGTGAAACAGAAAATCTACTAACCACAGACTTAAGAGCATGATGAACAGAACCAGCAAGAAACTGTCTATATTCAGCATCATAAAAGTTCTGTTCCTCACAACTAATTACAACAAACACATTCTTCATTCTTCCACCAAAAGTCGCAATATCCGCCTTCATGATTACTAGACGAAGAGCCTCTAGTGCTTGTCTTATACTAGACAACAAACCAGGTTGATACTCACAACACAGTGACGCTTTAATCGAATACGGAAAATCATTGAATCCGCATTCTTGTTCTTCAACGCTTATTTCATCGTTGTCCTTTGGTATCATTAAACCTTCGCACGCTTGTGTTGCGGTTCTTTTTACCTCATTTAAATGTCGAATAACTTCACCGAGTAACGATGCTTTGTCCATCTGTGATCATAAAAAAGAAGACTAATCGGTTTTAATGTTTTATCGATGATTAGTAAAGAGAGATTAAAAAAGGATTATGTTAAAGTTAAACTAACCTTCAAAGCACCTGGAATGACACTGCGAAGTGTATCGAGATGTGAGTTAATTCtagctcttcttcttctttctgcaTCACTGTGATTCTTCAAAGCTTCTGCAGTTCTCTCAGTAGACACACCCTTTTGTTCCATTTTTGCAGGTGCTTTCACAAGCATTTCTCTTTCTCTATCCAAAACAAGAGAGAAAGATGAACCATAGCCACTTTTCATTACATCATTGTTTACTTGAAAACCATTAGTGGCATCTCCAAGCATATCATAACCCCAATCAAAATCCTCCATTTCCATACACGAAAAGTACTAAAAAAGTGAAAAGAGAAATGAGAAAGGAGAGTTATAGGAACCAAACACAAGAGAAAACAACCTTGGAAACAATGGAACAGGAGATGTTTTTTCTCTGTCAGAGTTGTCAGTGTACAAGTGAAGTTCTTGTACCATCTAGATATAAAAAGTGGTATGTAACTTTGGTCCCCACGATGCAGATGCAGAGATTAATCTTTCGAGTTTGACCAGACTCTGATGAAAATTTCTgattatatataatattgaagATGTTGTATTTCAATATTTTATCCATACTAGGATCATATAGAATCAAACATCAATCTTTCTTTTTAAGCTTAGTTCAATCAAATCGTCACACAATCCACTAAAATCATATAATATTCTTAAATTTTTTAGTTACTTATATGCAATAGAATAGAAGACTTGAGTTGAGTCTCTCACCAACCAACAAGAAGTGTATATATTGAATAATGCCAAATGCTGATTTTAGCAAATTTTGAAGGGAATCTTATTGAGTAATGAGAGATACAAAATCTAATATTTGTCATGAAATCATAAGTAACAATATTATAGAACAGCATTAGCAGCAATTTagatctcttatgatctcttAGTTGGTTTTATATTATTGTCACAATTTCCTTTTCTGTCTCTTCCACGTCTGCAAGCACactatgtttgatttttttttgtaatattgtCTACAATTGATAGACACAAAAGAAGTGAACATGTCCAATTAGATTCACACACCTTTTTACTTAATGTCAATGAAAGTTTTGttatgtttaaattaaattaaaattaatttatgttGTCGTTCTCAACTTTTAACTGGGGTTAACACGATTTTCAGGGTTGTCTCCAAATTCAAGTTTGGACTTGGACCTTTGCAATAAAGTATACTAGTTATACTTTGTTCCTAGAAAACAGTGTAGATATACTCACTAGTTAATTGCCTACTTCCAGTAACTATGTTATATTGGATTTGGAAAGATTCCATTTGGTTATGCGTTAATTAGCAATTTGTAAACACGTAGtaataaaattgattattttttaaaaaggaaaataatgaCATACATTGATGTGGAGAGCTCATGCGATCATGTACGttaaaatttttgaaaagctGAATCTGAAGAGAGAAAAATGACTGTCTTATACGAGCTCTAACCTATAAACTTTCATTAGGAGACTAACCCACTCATCGGGTTCGGTAGAGCCCATGGTTGTAAGAGATGTCCAGACAATAGACTAATAGTTTCTGGTGGTCCCCTGCAAAAGTGTCTATATTATATCGGTTGATTTTCGAATTTGGAAAAGTTTGCCACGGAGGAAGTTATCGGCTGAGTCGCGGAACAATACGCTTTCTTTAAGATGTTTCAcggtactgccaaaattatgcaaaacaactcttaataaccacgacggCTCCAAGATAAAACAACTCGTTCATAAAAGGGTTACGATTATCACTTGCATTGTGATGAATCGTTCAAGGAAATACATCTTCAGATGGTGTTTAAACCACTCGTAGTATCTGAAACAATTTCAGTCGTTGATGGCGCACAAGGTCACtcgaaaaataaagaagaaagaatTTGTTTTGAGATGAAGAGAATAGAGAGGGAGAAGAGAGataccaaaagtttagaaatatgGCGTACCTATCCATTAAACTTAAGAATCATTTAATAGGTAAATGATTTAAGTAAGTGGAGAAAAAATAGTAGGAGAATTGAGAGAAAATAGTAGGGTGTTACTTAGTCAaaattaggttttgatgaatgaCTCGTTATTAATTAATTCCACTAGAATAAACTCTCATCAAAATAGGATGACCCTTTCAATTCACGTTAagtttccaacaatcccccacttgaaaaGGTGATATTAAAAGTAACGCAAATTTTTTCTAAGATTATGCGTAAGCAAAGGTGTTTACGACTTGAACCTTTACGTAGCAAGCAGAattccgattcaacaagagtgacacaaATGTCTTGAACTTTATCTCAGACATCATACCTGCACACAACTTTTCTTAGGGTGTATTCTAATAGTCCGTGCTTTAATGGCCATGCACGTGTATCCCAGTTTAGTGAAGGCTATGGGAATTCATCCTCGAAATTTCATAGGAATCAACCTCAGTTCCAaaatcacataggtgagtctatcaagagtattcttgtagcctaggtactccctcatatagagtatagatctcattaagagtttaTATCATCTCATCCTCTTATCGCTTTAGGATTCATGCTTTTTCTTATTTACTCTAGCATGATCTCcatattactcacaacttgttagtacctattgaacctatttcttgggatctccaaTCATTTaagtcgggttaccatcatgagaaACTCATATTCCTATAGGCATTAGTCCTGTCTTATATGATGTATTAtagactttctctctagctaatccttttGTCAAAGGATCAGCTAAATTTCCATTAATGGGTACATGATCCACTCTCACAGCTCCTTTATAGATACAATCTCTAATAGTGTTGTGCTTTCTTCTAATTTGACctttttaccattataataacggttctcTATTTTTGCAATAGTCGTGGTACCATCGTAGTGGATCAACACAGCTGGCATAGGTTTTTCCCATAAAGGAATCTCAGCTAGtaagcatcttaaccaacttgcttcttcactagcattCACTAATGCTATCATTTGAGACTCCATCATGGACTGAGTCAGATAgtttgtttctttgatttccaagatacagctcctCCAGCTATGTTGAATACAAAGCCACTAGTAGCTTTGAAATCATCTGATAAGGTATTCAAATATGCATAAATGTATCCTTAGAGTACAATAGGAAATATCTCATAATGAAAATAGAGGTTCATTGTCTTTTTAAGGTACTGTATGACTTGCTCAATAGCTCGCAAATACTCATTACTCGGTCTACTCGTAAACTTGCACAACAAACCTACGATATATGCAATGTCCGATCTAGTACAATCAGTTGCTTACCTAATATTGTCAATGATGCTTGCATATTATGTCTGTCTAACACTTTCACCAGTGTTCATAAACAATTTCATGCTTGGATCGTACGGTGTGCTCGGTGGTTTACAGTCAAAGtaattatatttctttaagatcttttcCATATAATGTGATTTATCCAAAAACATTCCTTGCTAAGTTCTTGTGATCTTGATACCAAGAATCACACTCGCTTCTCGgaggtctttcatatcaaagttgttgcaTAACAATGATGTCATATCATTAACAGcctgaatgtttgatccaaatatgagtgGATCGTCTACATATAGACA contains:
- the LOC131607250 gene encoding transcription factor bHLH30-like codes for the protein MEMEDFDWGYDMLGDATNGFQVNNDVMKSGYGSSFSLVLDREREMLVKAPAKMEQKGVSTERTAEALKNHSDAERRRRARINSHLDTLRSVIPGALKMDKASLLGEVIRHLNEVKRTATQACEGLMIPKDNDEISVEEQECGFNDFPYSIKASLCCEYQPGLLSSIRQALEALRLVIMKADIATFGGRMKNVFVVISCEEQNFYDAEYRQFLAGSVHHALKSVVSRFSVSQDVLGARKRRRVSIFSSSSLEDFL